Part of the Mycolicibacterium thermoresistibile genome, GTGACCATCGCCTTGCGGACCTCTTCGCGGCCGGCGTCGGTGATGATCGCCAGCACCCCCCGTCCGTCGTCCGGGCTGGCACAGCGCCGGACCAGGTTGTGCGCCTCGAGCCGGCGGATCTGCCTGGTGACCCGGCTCGGCAAAGACATCAGAGCGTCCGCCAGATCCCCCATGCGGGCCGAACCGCTCGGCGATTTGTCGAGCATGTCCAGCAGCCGGACGTCATTGAGCGTCAGGTGGTGTTCGTCCACCAGCGTCTTGTTCAAAGTCGCGTAGAGCCGCAGAGCGGCATCCAAAAAGTTTTGCCAGGACCGTTGCTCAGCGATGTCCAGACCGGGCATATCGCTGGCTGTACGCCCCCCAATCATCCCCTCCATGCCGAACATGGTAAACGACCCGGCCCTTGCTGGAACAGCATTTCGATCTAGGAGTAGCGGAACCCATGCGTGCGATCTCGGTGCAAACCTCGGGCCAACTCAGCTGGGTGGAGGTGCCCGACATCGAACCCGGCGAAAGTGAGGTGCTCATCGCGGTACACACCGCCGGCATCAACCGCGCCGATCTGCTTCAGGCCGCCGGCAAATATCCGCCGCCGCCCGGGGCCAGCGAGATCCTGGGGCTGGAGGTGTCCGGCACCGTCGCCGCCGTCGGCGCCGGGGTCAGCGGGTGGACCGTCGGGCAACCGGTGTGCGCACTGCTCGCCGGGGGCGGCTACGCCGAGTACGTCGCGGTGCCCGCCGAGCAGGTGATGCCGATCCCCGAGTCGGTGGAAATACGTTACGCCGCAGCGCTGCCCGAGGTGGCGTGCACGGTGTGGTCGAATCTGGTGATGACGGCCGGACTTTCGGCCGGCGAATGGGTCCTGATCCACGGCGGGGCCAGCGGGGTGGGATCGCATGCCGTGCAGGTCGCTCGCGCGCTGGACGCCCGGGTGGCGGTCACCGCCGGCACCCGGCACAAGCTCGAGTTGTGCCGCGAGCTGGGCGCCGAGGTGACGATCTGCTACCGCGAGGAGGATTTCGTGGAGCGGGTCCGCGCCGAAACCGACGGCGCCGGTGCCGATGTGGTCCTCGACATCATGGGCGCGGCGTATCTGGGCCGCAACGTCGACGCACTGGCCACCGACGGCAGGCTGGTGGTGATCGGCATGCAGGGCGGGCGCAGGGCCGAACTCGACCTCGGCAAGCTGGTCGCCAAACGGGCCGCGGTGTTCGGCACCGCGCTGCGGGGCCGGCCGGTCACCGGACCGCACGGCAAGGCCGACATCGTGCGGGCGGTGGTCGAAAACGTCTGGCCGATGGTCGCATCCGACCAGGTCCGGCCGGTGGTCGGGGCCGAGTTCCCGATTCAGGAGGCCCAGGCCGCCCACGAGTTGCTCGCATCCGGCGATGTCTACGGCAAAGTCCTTCTGTGCGTGGAAGATTGAGCGACCGGCCGGATCGGTCCGGGCGGCTCAGACCAGCGCGGCCAGCGCCCGGATCAACTGGTCGACCTCGGCGGTGGTGGTGTAGTGCCCCAGCCCGAGGGTGACCGCGCCGCCGATGTCGTTCACCCCGATGACGTCGAGCACCCGGGAACTGGTGTTGGCGATGGCCAGGATTCCGTGATCGGCCAGGTGCTGCACCACCCGCTCGGCCGTGACGTCGTGCACGGCAAAGCTCAGTGCCGGGATGCGGCTCTCCGGATTGCCGATCACCATCACCCGCGGCAGCGACTGCAGCGACGCCAGCAGGTAATCGAACACCCGGTCGACGTAGGCGTTGGCCGACTCCATCGAGATGGCCAGCCGCTCCCGGCGGGATCCGGTGGCGGACTCGTCCAGGCCGGCGAGATATTCGATGCTGGCCACCACGCCGCCGAGCAGCCCGAACTGGTGCAATCCGAGCTCCAGACGGGCCGGTCCGGTCGCGAACGGGTTCAGCGACATCGAGCTGAACGAATCGATTATCGCGGGATCGCGGAACACCAGCGCACCGATCGGGGGGCCGCCCCAGGCGACCGCGTTCAGCGCGATCACGTCGGCGTCCAGGTCGTCGATGTCGATGAGCCGGTACGGGGCGGCGGCCGAGTGGTCGAGCACCACCAGCCCGCCGACGTCGTGCACCAGTTTGGTCATCAACTGCAGGTCGGTGATGGTGCCCAGGGTCGACGAGGCGGAGCTGACCGCGACCAGCCGGGTGGACCGGCCGATGAGGGACTCCCACTGCCAGGCCGGCAGCTCACCGGTCTCGATGTCCACCTCGGCCCATCTGACCTTGGCGCCGTAACGGTTCGCCGCGCGCAGCCACGGCGCGATGTTGGCCTCGTCGTCCAGGCGGCTCACCACCACCTCGTAACCCAGCCCGACGCGGGAGGACGCCGCATCGGCCAACAGGCTCAACAGGATCGCGCGGTCCGCGCCCAGCACCACCCCGCGCGGGTCGGCGTTGACGAAGTCCGCGATGGCCTGACGCGCCGCGTGTAGCACCGCCGCGCTGCGCCGGGCCGACGGATGCGGTCCGGCTGTGGTAGACATCGATCCGCGGAAGGCGGTCGACACCGAGGTGGCCACGGCGTCGGGTAGCAACATGCCGTTCTGGGCGTCGAAGTGCACCCAGCCACCGCCCAGCGAAGGGTGCAATCCCCGCACACGGGCGACGTCGTATGCCATGCCAGCCACCTTAAGTGTCTGTGAAAGGTCTCACATCAGACGATGCGTCGGTGCCCGCGCCGCACTGCGGTGTGCCGTTCCGGGTCACCTGCGCAGCCATACTAGACCAGTGAGTAACCGGCATGAGGTGCGATCGGCGGGCCGTTTGCCCGCAGCGCACCGGGCGCGCCGAGGTGCCGGTGAAAGCCCATAGGCTTGTTACCGGTGGGGCGGGTGTTGTTTGCCTTCCCGGGTCGAACGTCCCGCCGCCGGCGCCGGTCACCGGCCGCCCGGGACCGGTTGCGGCCGGTGGAGAGGTTAGTGTCGCTGGAAGGCCCCCGGACGGCAGGCGGATCGCCATTGCCGTCGGAGCGGGCCGCATCGAGACTGGATACCGAATAACCCCGGAAATGTAGAGGCATGATGACAACAGGCAGCGACGACGACAACATCGAGGTCCTCGGACGCGACAGCGGCGCGGCCGCGGACAAGGACGACGAGGACTCGGATCGCAAGGCGATCACCGATCTGGTGGAGCAGCCGGCCAAGGTGATGCGGATCGGCACCATGATCAAGCAACTGCTCGATGAGGTGAAGTCCGCACCCCTGGACGAGGCCAGCCGGAACCGGCTGCGGGAGATCCACCGCACCTCGATCACCGAACTCGAGGAGGGCCTGGCCCCCGAGTTGCGGGAGGAGCTGGAACGGCTGACGCTGCCGTTCAGCGACGACAGCGTACCGTCCGACGCCGAGTTGCGGGTCGCGCAGGCGCAGCTCGTCGGCTGGCTGGAGGGGCTGTTCCACGGCATCCAGACCGCGTTGTTCGCCCAGCAGATGGCGGCCCGTGCCCAGCTCGAGCAGATGCGCCAGGGTGCGCTGCCGCCCGGGGTGATCGTGCCCGGTCAACAGCGCCAGTCCGGTCAACACGGCCACGGGACCGGTCAGTACCTGTAGGGACACGGTGTCGCACCCAAGCATCGAAACCCGCAACGCGTGGGTGGAGTTCCCGATCTTCGACGCCAAGTCGCGGTCGCTGAAGAAGGCGTTCCTCGGCAAGGCCGGCGGGGCGATCGGCCGTAACGCGTCGAACGTCGTCGTCATCGAGGCGCTGCGCGACATCACCATGTCGCTGAAGCTGGGCGACCGCGTCGGCCTGGTCGGCCACAACGGCGCCGGCAAGTCGACGCTGTTGCGGCTGCTGTCCGGGATCTACGAACCGACCCGCGGTTCGGCCGTGGTGAACGGCCGCGTCGCCCCGGTGTTCGACCTCGGCGTCGGGATGGATCCGGAGATCTCCGGGTTCGAGAACATCATCATCCGCGGGCTGTTCCTCGGGCAGACCCGCAAGCAGATGCTGGCGAAGATCGACGAGATCGCCGAGTTCACCGAACTGGGCGAATACCTGTCGATGCCGTTGCGCACCTACTCCACCGGTATGCGGGTACGGTTGGCGATGGGCGTGGTGACCAGCATCGATCCGGAGATCCTGCTGCTCGATGAGGGGATCGGCGCCGTCGACGCCGAGTTCCTGAAGAAGGCCCAGTCCCGGCTGCAGGCTCTGGTCGAGCGGTCCGGCATCCTGGTGTTCGCCAGCCACTCCAACGAGTTCCTGGCCCGGCTGTGCAACACCGCCATGTGGATCGACCACGGCACCATCAAGATGACCGGAAGCATCGAAGAGGTGGTGCGCGCCTACGAGGGTGAGGACGCCGCGCGGCATGTGCGCGAGGTGATCGCGGAGACCCGCGGGGAGTCGGTCGGACATGACTGAGACGACGGTGGTGGCGGTCGTCGTCACCCACCGGCGCCGGGATCTGCTCGTCAAATCGCTCGATGCGCTGACGGGCCAGACCCGGGTCCCCGACCACCTGATCGTCGTCGACAACGACAACGATCCGGCGGTGCGCGATCTGGTGGCCGGCCAGCCGATTCCGAACACCTATTTCGGATCACGCCGAAACCTCGGTGGCGCAGGAGGTTTCGCACTCGGCATGTTGCAGGCTCTGGCGCTGGGCGCGGACTGGGTGTGGCTGGCCGATGACGACGGCCGGCCGGAGAACTCCGATGTCCTGGCCACGTTGCTGGCCTGCGCGGAAAGGCATGGGCTGGCCGAGGTTTCACCGATGGTGTGCGATATGGACGATCCGCACCGGCTGGCCTTCCCGCTGCGGCGGGGGCTGGTGTGGCGCCGCCGGGTCGACGAATTGCGCACCGACGGCGGGGATCTGCTGCCCGGGATCGCCTCGCTGTTCAACGGTGCGCTGTTCCGCGCGTCGACGCTGGAGGCGGTGGGGGTGCCGGACCTGCGACTGTTCATCCGCGGTGACGAGGTGGAGATGCACCGGCGGCTGGTGCGGTCCGGACTGCCGTTCGGCACCTGCCTGACCGCGTCGTACCTGCATCCGCAGGGCGGCGACGAGTTCAAGCCGATCCTGGGCGGCCGGATGCACACCCAGTACCCCGACGACGCCGGCAAACGCTTCTATACCTACCGCAACCGCGGTTATCTGTTGTCCCAACCCGGGTTACGCCGGCTGCTGCCCCAGGAGTGGCTGCGGTTCGGCTGGTATTTCCTGGTCGTGCGGCGCGACCCGGCGGGGCTTCGGGAATGGGTGCGGCTCCGTCGATTGGGCCGCCGGGAGAGGTTCGCACGTTGACGATCACCGACGCCACGGCACAGTCCAGGACCTTCCGTCGCGCCTGGCGCGACCTCACGGAGGGGTTCGGCAAGTACGAACTGTGGCTGCACCTGGGCTGGCAGGACATCAAACAGCGGTACCGCCGCTCGGTGCTGGGCCCGTTCTGGATCACCATCGCCACCGGGACCACCGCCGTGGCGATGGGCGGCCTGTACTCGGCGCTGTTCAAACTGGAACTGTCTGAGCACCTGCCCTATGTCACGCTCGGGCTGATCATCTGGAATCTGATCAATGCCTCGATCCTCGAGGGCGCGGAGGTGTTCATCGCCAACGAGGGTCTGATCAAGCAGCTTCCGACGCCGCTGAGCGTGCACGTCTACCGGCTGGTGTGGCGGCAGATGATCCTGTTCGCCCACAACATCATCATCTTCGTGATCATCGCGATCATCTTCCCCAAACCGTGGTCGTGGACGGTGCTGACGGTGATCCCCGCGCTGGGGTTGATCGTGCTCAACTGCGTGTGGGTGTCGCTGTGCTTCGGCATCCTGGCAACCCGCTACCGCGACATCGGCCCGTTGCTGGCGTCGATCGTTCAGTTGCTGTTCTTCATGACGCCGATCATCTGGAACGAGGCCACCCTGGACCGGCAGGGCGCGGGCACCTGGGCGAAACTGGTCGAATTGAACCCGTTGCTGCACTACCTCGACATCGTCCGGGCGCCGCTGTTGGGGGCCGATCAGGAACTACATCACTGGGTCGTCGTGATCAGCCTGACGGTCGTCGGCTGGGGCCTCGCCGCCATCGCGATGCGCAAGTACCGCTCCCGGGTGCCGTACTGGGTCTGACCTGGCCACACCACCGCTCGGGCCGGGTCAACCTCGACGCCCGTCGCTCAGATGATTCTCAGCTCTTGATTCTTTGCCGGTTTTGATTGCCGTTCACGGCGGATGTGGGTGTACTCGCCACCCGCTCGAGTTGGACGTCGAGGACGCCTTCGCCACCCTGTTCCGCATCCCGGTCGCCATGACCGACGTCTTCCTCAATGGCGGGCAGACGCTGAAATTCGCAACGACGACACGGGCCACACCGAGACGGCGCTCGCCCGCGGCTAGCTGATCAGCGCGGTCCGTTCGGGTTCGGGCCCGAACACGAAACGCCGCCCGCTGATGTCGTGCGGAGTGATCCGCACGTAGTGCGGTTTGGTCGTGGCGATCCACGGCCGCAACCCGGCTGCCTCGGCCTCCTCGATCTCAGCGAACGTGGACAGCGTGCGGGCCGTTCCGCGCACGATCACGCTCCACGCCTCGGTGTCGGTGTGGTCGTCGGCCTCGAAGAGCACCTGGTCATTGACAACGGTGCTGACCAGTTTGGTGCCCTCGGCGGTCCGGAAGAGCACGGTGCGGTTCTGGACCGCGAAGTTGACGGGGAAGATGTCCGGCCTGCCTTCCACATCGGTGACGAGGCGCCCGAGGTTGATGCCGGACAGCAGTTCCCAGCACTGGTCCTCGGTGAGGACGGTGATGGCTTGGCTTTCGGTCGACATAAGCCGATGGTGACCGTGTTCGCCCGCCTCCGCTAGGGCCGATTGGCACCTAACCGAGGTGCCGGTTATCCCCAATGCGACTTTTATCCACAGATTCCGAATTGCGCCTGGTCACCTCACCCGCCGGACACGACAATCGAAACTATGTTCGAAGGACGGACCACGGGGCGATCGGACGCCGAACTGCTCGACACCATGCGGGAAGCGCAGCGTGCCGAGCGGCGGGCGATGGCGCGGTATGTGTTGGCCGCGGGCCGGCTCTGCCGACAGCGGGCCGCCCGCGCGGACGCGGCCCGCGAACTGTGGTGTGTGGACGATTACGACGTGGTCGCAGCGGAGATCAGCGCCGAACTCGGCATCAGCCGCGGGCGGGCGGCCTCGCTCATGCATCACGGGCTCACCCTCCTGGAACGGCTCCCCAGGCTGGGGGCGAGATTCGCGGCCGGTGACATCGATTTCCGCATCATCACCACGGTGGACTACCGCACCGGATTGATCACCGACCCGGAGCTGCTGACCCGCCTCGACGGGATGTTGGCACGGTACGCCCCGAACTGGAACAAATTGTCCCGCCGCAAACTGACCGATTACATCGACCGGCTGGTGGTCGACGTCGATCCCGAGGCGGTGCGGTTGGCCCGCCAGAGTGACGTCGACCGGCACGTCGAGGTCGAGATGACGTCCGACGGGATGGCCGACGTCTCCGGCAGCGTCCGGGGTCCCGATGCGGTTGCCTTCGACCGTCGGCTCGATGAAATCGCGGCCACGGTGTGCCGGAACGACCCCCGGACCAAACAGCAGCGGCGGGCCGATGCGATCGGCGCGCTGGGGGACGGGAAGGATGCGTTGGCCTGCACCTGCGGCGCCGACGACTGCCCGGCAGCCGACGCAGACACCGCCGATGCCGCACCCGGCGGGATCGTGATCCACGTACTCGCCGAGGCGGAGTCGGTCCACGGCGACGGCGCGACCCCGGGATACCTCGTCGGGCACGGCGCCGTGCCGGCCGCGACGCTGCGAGAGCTGACCGACCGCGCCAAGCTGCGTCCCGTCGTTCACCCCGGGGACGCCCCGCCCGAGCCGCGGTACCGGCCGTCGGCGGCGCTGGCCGACTTCGTCCGCTGTCGGGATCTCACCTGCCGGTTTCCCGGCTGCGACCAGCCGGCGCAGATGTGCGAACTCGATCACACCGTGCCGTACCCGGCCGGGCCGACCCACGCGTCGAACCTCAAGCTGCTCTGCACCGTTCACCACTTGATGAAGACGTTCCACTGCGGCGCCGACGGCTGGCGCGATCTCCAACTGCCCGACGGGACGGTGCTGTGGACCTCACCGAGCGGGCGGATTCACCCCACCAAACCGCACGGCGCAATGCTCTACCCGCAGCTGGCCGCGCCCACCGGCGAGCTCGACCTGCCGGCGGCGCCCACGCCCACGAAACCAGGCCGCGGGATGGCGATGCCCACCCGCCGCCGGTCCCGGGCCGACGACCGGGCCTACCGGGTGGAGTGGGAGCGCGCTATCAACCGGGCCCGGTACGAGGCCAATCCACCGCCCTTCTGACGTCGGCCGCCCGGGACGTAAGCTGCCCGGGTGGCCGAGACCGCAGCACCGACGACGTCCCTGAGTCTCAAGACCCAGGTGTGGCGTTTCCTGGTCACCGGCGGCTTCTCCGCCGTCGTGGACTTCGGGCTGTATGTGTTGCTGCTGGTGGCCGGCCTGCACGTCAACATCGCCAAGACCATCGGTTTCATCGCCGGCACCACCACCGCCTACCTGATCAACCGCCGGTGGACCTTTCAGGCCCCGCCGAGCACCGCACGATTCATCGCGGTGTGTGCGCTGTATGCGACCACCTACGCCGTCCAGGTCGGCATCAACTACCTGCTCTACATGGCGTGGGAGGAGCAGTCGTGGCGGGTACCGGTCGCGTTCGTCGTCGCGCAGGGCACCGCGACCGTCATCAACTTCGTGGTGCAGCGGACGGTCATCTTCCGGCTGCGGCAACCGGCCGCCGGCAGGCGATCGAACCGGTGAGCAACGATGCTTCCTTCGACCCGAACACCAACGTGCGACCATCAGTGCTGCTGAATCGAATGTCGCGGTTGCGACTGGAGTTCGCCATCGCCGAAACCTCGGTCAACCCCGCTTCAGCTGCCAACCGCTGCACTGCGGGATAGACCAGAGTCCACTGCTCGTCCGAGAAGGAGATCGAAGACCCGAACTTCGCCAGATGAATCATTACCCCCTTACGGCCGGTCGACTCTTGTGTGCACCCTGAGCGGCGCTCTTCATACGCTTGTCGCCATGGATCACTTTCCGGCACCAGCCGCGTCACTTCGGCCCGGACCCGCTCGATCAAGTCGAGCATCTGCACCTTGGTCTGTTCGATATCCGGCAGATCCGCAATATCGACCACAGGAATATCCTCATTCAGAAGCGGTGAGTCATAGCCACCGTCATCGCCGCCGAGCAATGATCAGAACCTGTGGATGAGCCTCGGGGTGGGGGCGTGAAAGTGGGCGCACCTTCCCGAGGATGATCTGAATGTCAGTAGGTCCGATCATGAGCCGGCGTTGGCGCGCTGGTTCGGGAAGGTACGCCCATGCTCACCGTAGTTCACGACGCCGAGGACGCCAACGACAGCGACACTCCCGGTCGCTCGTTGTTGGATGAGATCGTCCGCGACGGGGCGCGACAGATGCTGGCCGCCGCGTTGCAGGCCGAGGTCGCCGCCTACGTGGCCCAGTACGCCGACCAGCTCGATGAGAACGGCCACCGCCTGGTGGTGCGCAACGGCTACCACCAGCCCCGCGAGGTGCTGACCGCAGCCGGTGCGGTGCAGGTCAAAGCGCCGCGAGTCAACGACAAACGTGTCGACCCCGACACCGGCGAACGCAAACGGTTCTCCTCGGCGATCCTGCCGGCCTGGGCGCGCAAGTCTCCGCAGATGAGCGAGGTGCTGCCGCTTTTGTATCTGCACGGGCTGTCGACCAGTGATTTCGGGCCGGCATTGGAGCAGTTCCTGGGTTCGGGTGCGGGGTTGTCGGCCACCACGATCACCCGGCTCACGGCGCAGTGGCAGGACGAGGCCCGCGCGTTTGCGGCCCGGGACCTGTCCGGCACCGACTACGTCTACCTGTGGGTCGACGGTATCCACCTCAAGGTCCGCCTGGACCAGGAAAAACTCTGTTTGCTGGTGATGCTGGGCGTGCGCGCTGACGGCCGCAAAGAGCTGGTGGCGATCACCGACGGCTACCGGGAATCGACCGAGTCGTGGGCTGATCTGCTGCGCGACTGTAAACGACGCGGCATGACCGCCCCAGTGTTCGCGGTCGGCGATGGCGCCTTGGGGTTTTGGAACGCGGTGCGCGAAGTGTTCCCGGCCACCCGTGAGCAGCGGTGCTGGTTTCACAAGCAAGCCAATGTCCTTGCCGCGGGGGGTGTCAGATGGTCTGTGTAAGTCCTGACGGAAGGATCTCAGGGCATGGCGACAGGCAAGGACGCGGATTTGGCATTGGGTGAGGTGGGGTCCACCGTGGAGATGGCCGAGGCGCTTCGGGTGTCGGGCGTGGTGGACGATTTGCTGGCTCAGGTCGATTCCGGCGAGGTTGCGTTGACCGGTGAGGGGGGCTTGCTGCCCGGGCTGATCAAGCTGGCTCTGGAGCGTGGGCTGGCTGCGGAGCTGACCGATCATCTGGGCTATGAGAAGGGCGACCCGGTGGGGCGGGCGCTGCCCAATGCCCGCAATGGCACTTCGGCGAAGACGGTGCAGACCGAGGCCGGCCCGGTGCCGTTGGATGTGCCGCGTGATCGTGACGGCTCGTTCACTCCGCGGCTGGTGCCCAAGGGCGCCCGTCGCCTCGGCGGGCTCGATGACATGATCATTTCGCTGTACGCCGGTGGAATAACCCTGCGTGACATACAGTTTCACCTTGCGTCGACGATCGGGACCGACGTTTCGCACGAGACGATCTCCAAGATCGTCGACGAGATCTTGCGAGGAGGTCCTGGCCTGGCAGCGCCGGCCGCTGGACCCGATCTACCCGGTGATATACCTCGACGCGATCGTCGTCAAGGTCAAAGACGGCGGCCACACCCGCAACAAGGCCGCTCACATCGCCGTGGGCGTCGATATGGCCGGGATCAAGCACGTCCTGGGCATCTGGGTCCAGCAGAACGAAGGAGCGGCGTTTTGGGCCTCGGTGTGTGCCGATCTGGCCAACCGCGGCATCCGCGACGTGTTGATCGTATGCTGCGACGGGTTGACCGGCTTCCCCGAGGCGATCGCGGCCACCTGGTCGCAGGCCGCCGTTCAGACCTGTGTGGTGCATCTGATCCGCAACGCGTTGCGGTTCGTGTCCTACAGCGACCGCAAGGCCGTGGCCGCAGCACTCAGACCGATCTACACCGCGGCGAACGCCGAAGCGGCCCGTGCCGAGCTCGACGCGTTCAGCGCATCCGAACTGGGCACGAAGAATCCCACGGTGACACGGGTTTTCGATCGATCGTGGGAACAGTTCACGCCGTTTTTGGCGTTTCCGCCCGAGTTGCGCCGGGTGATCTACACGACCAACTCGATCGAATCGCTGAACTACCAGTTACGCAAGGTCACCAAGACCCGCGGCCAGTTCCCCAACGATGCCGCCGTGGTGAAACTGCTGTGGCTGGCCATCTGCAACATCGAGGATAAACGCGCCGCCGAACGGGCCAAGGAACGCAGCCAGAAACGTTGCCGAACAGCTCCCGGACGCCTCGTGGAAGGACAGGTGGTCACCAACTGGAAGAAAGCACTCGAACAACTCTCGCTGGTCTACCCAGACCGCATCGAGCCGTATTGAAGTACCCCAGGTTTTGTTCCGATCCGTATAGGAGGATCAGGAACATGCCACGTAAGTATTCGCCGGAGTTTCGTGACCGTGCGCTTCGGTTGTTGGACACCACGATGGAAGACTCAGGGGTTTCTGAGTTCGAGGCCATCAAGTCTGTAGCCAGCAAACTTGGTGTATCGCAGGAATCGGTGCGCCGGTGGCGGCGCAAGGCCGAGATTGACGCCGGGCAGCGCCCCGGCGTGACCAGCACTGAGCACGCCGAGATCCGCAAGCTCAAGCGCGAGAACGCCGAATTGCGCAGAGCTAACGAGATTTTGAAGTCTGCGTCCGCGTTTTTCGCAGCGGAGCTCGACCGCCCCGCGACGAAATGATCGCCTTCATCGATGCGCATCGCGATCAGTTCGGGGTCGAGCTCATTTGCCGTGTTCTGCGGGCAGCAATCGCCGGTTTCCTCACCTCCCGGGGCTATCGGGCCGCCAAGGCCCGCCCGCCATCAGAGCGGGCGATGCGCGATGAACTCCTCATCGCCGAGCTGCGCACCGTCCACGAGCAGAACTTCTCGGTCTATGGCGTCAAGAAGATGCATCACGCCATGAAACGCCGCGGCTGGCGGGTCGGCCGCGAGCAGACCCGCCGGTTGATGCGTAAAGCCGGCCTGCGCGGCGTGCAGCGCGGTAAGCCGGTGTTCACCACGATCAGCGACCCTGCGCACTGCCGGCCTGCTGATCTGGTCAACCGGCAGTTCAGCGCTGAGGCCCCAGACCGGCTGTGGGTTGCTGACATCACGTTCGTACGGACCTGGCAGGGGTTCTGCTACACCGCGTTCGTCACCGACGCCTGCACCAAAGCCATCAAGGGATGGGCAGTCGCGGCCAGCATGCGCACCGAGGACCTACCGCTGGAAGCATTCAATCATGCTGTGTGGCACTCGGACTCAGACCTGTCTGAGTTGATCCATCACTCCGACCGAGGGTCGCAATACTTATCGTTGACATACACCGACCGGTTGGCCGAGCTCGGGATCGCCCCTTCGGTGGGGTCCCGCGGCGATAGCTATGACAACGCCCTCGCCGAAGCGGTCAACGCCGCCTACAAGACCGAGTTAATCAACCGCGGCAAACCCTGGCGCAGCGTCGACGACGTCGAGTTGGCCACCGCCGGATGGGTGGCCTGGTACAACCAGGAACGCCTGCACGAAGCCCTCGGCTACGTCCCACCAGCCGAGTACGAGGCCGCCCTCACCGGCACCTCACACCCCGCGAGCCAGCCAACCCCGGCCCTCGCAACCAACTAGGAACAAAACCTGGGGTACTTCATATCTGTAACACCGACGATCGACAGGAAACCAAACAAGCGACTTACACAGAAAACTTGACACGCTCTTGCCGCGCTGCCGAAATCAGCACACCCGTCGGCGTTGGCAGCGCTCAAAGAGATCTACAACGCCGAGGATATCGACAAAGCCCAGGTCGCGGTCAAAGCCTTCGAGGTCGACTTCGGCGCCAAATATCCCAAGGCGGTCGCCAAGATCACCGACGATCTGGACACCCTGCTGGGATTCTACCGCTATCCCGCCGAGCAC contains:
- a CDS encoding HNH endonuclease signature motif containing protein, whose amino-acid sequence is MFEGRTTGRSDAELLDTMREAQRAERRAMARYVLAAGRLCRQRAARADAARELWCVDDYDVVAAEISAELGISRGRAASLMHHGLTLLERLPRLGARFAAGDIDFRIITTVDYRTGLITDPELLTRLDGMLARYAPNWNKLSRRKLTDYIDRLVVDVDPEAVRLARQSDVDRHVEVEMTSDGMADVSGSVRGPDAVAFDRRLDEIAATVCRNDPRTKQQRRADAIGALGDGKDALACTCGADDCPAADADTADAAPGGIVIHVLAEAESVHGDGATPGYLVGHGAVPAATLRELTDRAKLRPVVHPGDAPPEPRYRPSAALADFVRCRDLTCRFPGCDQPAQMCELDHTVPYPAGPTHASNLKLLCTVHHLMKTFHCGADGWRDLQLPDGTVLWTSPSGRIHPTKPHGAMLYPQLAAPTGELDLPAAPTPTKPGRGMAMPTRRRSRADDRAYRVEWERAINRARYEANPPPF
- a CDS encoding GtrA family protein, with amino-acid sequence MAETAAPTTSLSLKTQVWRFLVTGGFSAVVDFGLYVLLLVAGLHVNIAKTIGFIAGTTTAYLINRRWTFQAPPSTARFIAVCALYATTYAVQVGINYLLYMAWEEQSWRVPVAFVVAQGTATVINFVVQRTVIFRLRQPAAGRRSNR
- a CDS encoding LppA family lipoprotein; this encodes MLGGDDGGYDSPLLNEDIPVVDIADLPDIEQTKVQMLDLIERVRAEVTRLVPESDPWRQAYEERRSGCTQESTGRKGVMIHLAKFGSSISFSDEQWTLVYPAVQRLAAEAGLTEVSAMANSSRNRDIRFSSTDGRTLVFGSKEASLLTGSIACRRPVAAAGR
- a CDS encoding IS3 family transposase (programmed frameshift) — protein: MPRKYSPEFRDRALRLLDTTMEDSGVSEFEAIKSVASKLGVSQESVRRWRRKAEIDAGQRPGVTSTEHAEIRKLKRENAELRRANEILKSASAFFRSGARPPRDEMIAFIDAHRDQFGVELICRVLRAAIAGFLTSRGYRAAKARPPSERAMRDELLIAELRTVHEQNFSVYGVKKMHHAMKRRGWRVGREQTRRLMRKAGLRGVQRGKPVFTTISDPAHCRPADLVNRQFSAEAPDRLWVADITFVRTWQGFCYTAFVTDACTKAIKGWAVAASMRTEDLPLEAFNHAVWHSDSDLSELIHHSDRGSQYLSLTYTDRLAELGIAPSVGSRGDSYDNALAEAVNAAYKTELINRGKPWRSVDDVELATAGWVAWYNQERLHEALGYVPPAEYEAALTGTSHPASQPTPALATN